CTGACTAATGGCCGGCACATCGGCACGTTTTGACCAAATTAATAATTGATCAACGGCTGCGGCTCTAAAGGTATCAGCGGCACCAAGCAAAACCGACTTACCCCTACGTTTAAAATTATGAGCTAATTTGCCAATGGTAGTTGTTTTTCCAACTCCATTTACACCAACCACCATAATAACATAAGGCTTTTTGTCTGCGGGAATTTCAAAATCAACTTGAGTTCCGTTGTTGTTTTCTTCCAACAAAGCAGCAATTTCCTCTTTGAGGATTTTATTCAATTGATCTGTTCCAAAATACTTATCAGCTGCCACTTTGGCTTCGATACGCTTAATGACCTTAAGGGTGGTTTCCACACCCACATCACTGGTCACCAGAATTTCTTCCAGGTTATCCAGCACTTCGTCATCCACTTTGCTTTTACCGAGTACAGCTTTTGCCAGGCGACCAAACAATCCTTCCCTGGTTTTCTCTAACCCTTGATCAAGCGTTTCCTTTTTTTCCTTACTAAAAAAACTAAAAAATCCCATTTGGTAAATTTACAAAAAACAAGAAAAGCCCCAACCTTTCGGATGGAGCCTTCTTGCTACCATGAAAACAACAAATCTTAATTTGATTCTTTCAAAAAGTCTTTAATATGATCGTTATGAACAACTTCTTCTTTGAAGTTGTAAGAGCCGGTTTCTTGGTTTTTAACCATTTTAATTACCTTGGTATAATTACGGCCGGTGCCGGTTTTCAAGGTAGCCACTACTTTCTTTGCCATCTGCTTGTGCTAAATAAGGTTGGTAAATATATTACTTAATTTCTTTATGAACAGTCACTTTTTTCAAAATTGGGTTGTATTTTTTTAACTCAATTCTTTCAGGAGTGTTCTTCTTGTTCTTGGTGGTAATGTATCTGGAGGTTCCTGGAACGCCGGAAGTCTTGTGCTCAGTACATTCTAGGATTACTTGGATTCTATTGCCTTTCTTTGCCATTGTATCGAAAAATTGGGGTGCAAATGTATGAATTTTTTGAATTTAAAAAATATTTTATCGGTCTAATTTGAGATTTTTCTAATCGAATGTTTACCAGAACAAAAATAAGCATAGAATTGGCTAACAAAATAAAGCAATAGCTTACCTTTACACCCATCAATGATAGACAAAGCAACTGTAGAAAAAATCTTTGACACTGCCCGTGTGGAGGAAGTTGTGGGAGATTTT
This genomic window from Bacteroidia bacterium contains:
- the rpmG gene encoding 50S ribosomal protein L33, with product MAKKGNRIQVILECTEHKTSGVPGTSRYITTKNKKNTPERIELKKYNPILKKVTVHKEIK
- a CDS encoding DUF4295 domain-containing protein, yielding MAKKVVATLKTGTGRNYTKVIKMVKNQETGSYNFKEEVVHNDHIKDFLKESN
- the ftsY gene encoding signal recognition particle-docking protein FtsY; this encodes MGFFSFFSKEKKETLDQGLEKTREGLFGRLAKAVLGKSKVDDEVLDNLEEILVTSDVGVETTLKVIKRIEAKVAADKYFGTDQLNKILKEEIAALLEENNNGTQVDFEIPADKKPYVIMVVGVNGVGKTTTIGKLAHNFKRRGKSVLLGAADTFRAAAVDQLLIWSKRADVPAISQGMGADPAAVAFDTLSAAKARNSDVVIIDTAGRLHNKVGLMNELSKIKNVMKKVVPDAPHEILLVLDGSTGQNAFEQARQFTAATEVNALAVTKLDGTAKGGVVIGISDQFKIPVKYIGVGEKMEDLQVFNKYEFVDSLFKE